From a single Gimesia fumaroli genomic region:
- a CDS encoding PRC-barrel domain-containing protein, translated as MASFYNWPMYWGSAASSVLRRQTTSAEVATQVKENAGDLHLRSAREVTGYQIQCMEGPLGHIEDLIVDTESWSLRYLIIDTKDWLPTSKKVIIAFDWITHFTWEDRKAHVDLPQEQVKNAPHYDSRLPVNRAYETQLYDFYGRPSYW; from the coding sequence TTGGCGTCATTTTATAATTGGCCCATGTATTGGGGGTCTGCGGCTTCCTCTGTTCTCAGACGCCAGACAACATCAGCGGAAGTGGCGACGCAAGTCAAGGAGAATGCAGGCGACCTCCACTTACGTAGTGCCCGAGAAGTGACTGGATATCAGATTCAGTGCATGGAAGGTCCCCTGGGGCATATCGAAGACTTAATTGTTGACACAGAGAGTTGGTCTTTACGGTATCTCATTATCGACACAAAAGACTGGTTGCCTACAAGCAAAAAAGTCATTATTGCGTTCGACTGGATTACCCATTTCACATGGGAAGACCGAAAAGCCCACGTCGATTTGCCCCAGGAACAGGTGAAAAATGCGCCCCATTATGATTCTCGGTTACCCGTGAATCGTGCTTATGAAACACAGCTTTACGACTTTTATGGTCGTCCCTCTTATTGGTAA
- a CDS encoding CsbD family protein translates to MNSDQFEGKWKQIKGQAKQKWGELTDDELDQIDGKREELIGKIQERYGIEKEEASKQVSQFEETCHC, encoded by the coding sequence ATGAACAGTGATCAATTTGAAGGAAAATGGAAACAGATTAAAGGTCAAGCAAAACAGAAATGGGGTGAATTGACCGATGACGAACTTGATCAGATCGATGGAAAGCGTGAAGAACTGATCGGCAAGATCCAGGAACGATATGGGATCGAAAAAGAGGAAGCCTCTAAGCAGGTTTCTCAGTTTGAAGAGACCTGTCATTGCTAA
- a CDS encoding ANTAR domain-containing response regulator: protein MESLEVLIAHSDPDTRVTIENGVQKLGHQILGSISSGEGIVDACQKKQPDIVISGVHMPDVDGIRALTLVSKDRPVPGIIVTPKTDLELVETAALDHIMAWLVEPIRMVDLGPTILLVYRRGQEFSELRKENQDLRAALTDRKIIERAKGILMKATGLNEGDTFKQLQKLASSKRMRLIEIAQSIINAEGAFEIVEGE, encoded by the coding sequence ATGGAATCCCTGGAGGTTCTGATCGCACATAGCGATCCTGACACACGTGTTACAATTGAGAACGGTGTTCAAAAACTGGGGCATCAAATTCTGGGGTCTATTTCTTCCGGAGAAGGCATTGTTGATGCCTGTCAGAAAAAACAGCCTGATATCGTCATTAGTGGGGTGCACATGCCGGATGTGGATGGGATCCGGGCACTTACACTGGTTAGTAAAGACCGACCTGTCCCAGGAATTATTGTAACTCCGAAAACAGATCTGGAACTCGTGGAAACAGCGGCCCTCGATCACATCATGGCCTGGCTTGTCGAACCGATTCGGATGGTTGATCTCGGCCCAACGATTCTTCTGGTGTATCGTCGTGGTCAAGAATTTTCCGAACTCCGCAAGGAGAATCAGGATCTACGTGCCGCCCTGACGGATCGAAAAATCATCGAACGTGCTAAAGGGATTTTGATGAAAGCCACTGGTCTGAATGAAGGAGACACGTTCAAACAGCTTCAAAAACTGGCGAGTAGCAAACGCATGAGGTTAATTGAGATCGCACAATCGATCATTAATGCAGAAGGAGCTTTTGAAATAGTTGAGGGCGAGTAG
- a CDS encoding sigma-54-dependent transcriptional regulator: protein MPKALVIDDDRTIREMVRRSLEKVNVDVISAGAADEGLEAIRSESPEVVLLDIMLPTVSGLDVFREIQNLDRRLPVVFITSSSESNVAIEAMQLGAFDYLAKPLDLPKLNALTQKAIETRRLMNIPVALPVGDVKPENGDQFVGRSPQMLEVFKSIGRVAAQNVNVLIRGESGTGKELVARAIYQHSPRSNECFMAVNCAALTETLLESELFGYEKGAFTGADKQRIGKFEQCNGGTLFLDEVGDMSQLTQGKVLRLLQEQKFERVGGNKTIETDVRIIAATNRNLEEMVKDGSFREDLFYRLNGMTISLPPLRERGKDIALLVEHYLNAACYEMGRTETEGVSSEALDLMMQYRWPGNVRELQSVIRQSLLNSTSPIIIPSFLPGELLGETAADVTIVSSADPEISETGDTLPLSDLRLFVDERLVANSTDLYSETLETMERYLLTRILNETGGNQTRAAEILGITRGKIRDRIAQFGISLEKTVSIDDDVT, encoded by the coding sequence ATGCCCAAAGCATTGGTAATTGATGACGATCGTACAATCCGCGAAATGGTGCGGCGATCGCTTGAAAAAGTAAATGTGGATGTCATCTCTGCAGGAGCAGCTGACGAAGGGCTAGAGGCAATCCGAAGCGAATCGCCCGAAGTGGTTCTGCTTGACATCATGTTGCCAACGGTTTCAGGACTGGATGTCTTTCGTGAAATTCAGAATCTTGACCGTCGATTGCCGGTTGTTTTCATTACCTCGTCAAGTGAAAGTAATGTGGCTATCGAAGCCATGCAGTTAGGGGCATTTGACTATCTGGCCAAGCCACTGGATCTTCCGAAGCTCAATGCTTTAACGCAAAAAGCAATCGAAACCCGCAGGTTGATGAACATTCCCGTTGCATTGCCTGTGGGCGATGTAAAGCCTGAAAACGGGGATCAGTTTGTGGGACGCAGTCCACAGATGCTGGAAGTATTCAAGTCAATCGGACGCGTCGCAGCACAAAATGTGAACGTTCTGATTCGGGGAGAAAGTGGAACAGGCAAGGAACTTGTCGCGCGAGCCATCTATCAACATAGTCCCCGATCGAACGAATGTTTCATGGCGGTCAATTGTGCTGCACTGACCGAGACACTGCTGGAAAGCGAACTGTTTGGCTACGAAAAGGGGGCTTTCACTGGAGCCGATAAACAAAGAATCGGAAAATTCGAACAATGTAACGGAGGTACGTTGTTTCTCGATGAAGTCGGCGATATGTCACAATTGACCCAAGGGAAAGTACTGCGTCTGTTACAGGAGCAGAAATTCGAACGCGTTGGCGGAAACAAAACCATAGAAACAGACGTACGGATCATAGCGGCGACAAACCGTAACCTGGAAGAGATGGTGAAAGACGGTTCGTTTCGCGAAGACCTGTTTTATCGACTGAATGGCATGACTATTTCATTACCACCATTACGCGAACGTGGTAAAGATATTGCTTTACTGGTTGAGCATTATCTGAATGCGGCATGCTATGAGATGGGGCGTACGGAAACCGAGGGGGTCTCTTCCGAAGCGCTCGACTTGATGATGCAATATCGGTGGCCTGGAAATGTGCGTGAATTACAAAGTGTGATCCGACAGTCCCTCTTGAACAGCACCAGTCCGATCATTATCCCCTCGTTTCTGCCAGGAGAACTCTTGGGCGAGACTGCTGCAGATGTCACAATTGTGTCATCCGCAGACCCGGAAATCTCAGAAACGGGTGATACGCTTCCTCTTTCTGACTTGCGTCTCTTTGTGGATGAGCGATTGGTCGCGAATTCAACAGATCTCTACAGCGAAACTCTCGAAACGATGGAACGCTACCTCCTCACGCGGATCTTAAATGAGACGGGTGGCAACCAGACTCGTGCCGCGGAGATTCTGGGGATCACGCGAGGGAAAATTCGTGATCGAATTGCCCAGTTCGGCATTTCTCTAGAGAAAACGGTCAGCATTGATGACGATGTGACATAG
- a CDS encoding DUF1328 domain-containing protein, whose protein sequence is MLSWALMFLVIALIAGLFGFGLVGGMAYGAAKICFFIFLVLAVISLLTGKRVPTE, encoded by the coding sequence ATGTTAAGCTGGGCATTGATGTTTTTGGTAATTGCTTTAATCGCAGGTCTATTTGGTTTTGGTCTGGTTGGTGGAATGGCCTATGGTGCCGCCAAGATCTGTTTCTTCATCTTCCTGGTTCTGGCTGTTATCAGTCTGCTGACCGGTAAGCGAGTTCCTACTGAATAG